From a single Thermus tengchongensis genomic region:
- a CDS encoding transposase, translated as MDLGLWPRVRKVYGDWGYRGLRGFLEALGLELEVVAHPYAGVRGVWVREGEEVPELPRVEGFKPLPKRWVVERTFAWLGRNRRLREDYEQHPSVSEAWLYLGMLRLLVKRLARAA; from the coding sequence ATGGACCTTGGTCTGTGGCCGAGGGTGAGGAAGGTGTATGGGGACTGGGGCTACCGGGGCCTGAGGGGCTTTTTGGAGGCCCTGGGGTTAGAGCTGGAGGTGGTGGCCCATCCTTACGCCGGGGTGCGGGGGGTGTGGGTGCGGGAGGGGGAGGAGGTGCCGGAGCTTCCCCGGGTAGAGGGCTTTAAGCCGTTGCCCAAGCGGTGGGTGGTGGAGCGGACGTTTGCGTGGTTGGGGAGGAACCGGAGGTTGAGGGAGGATTACGAGCAGCATCCTTCCGTCAGTGAGGCGTGGTTGTACTTGGGCATGCTACGCTTGCTGGTGAAGCGGCTGGCCAGGGCCGCGTAA